A window of Nomascus leucogenys isolate Asia chromosome 19, Asia_NLE_v1, whole genome shotgun sequence genomic DNA:
ctcgaactccacCCGCCTTGGCGGAcggagtgatctgcccgccttggactcccacaGCGTTGGGATTagtggcgtgagccactgcacctggtcaaatcccttcttttattttttactttttaattttttttttcttttgagatggagtttcgctcttgttgcccagattggaatgcaatggtgtgatctcggttcactgcaacctctgcctcctgggttcaagtgattctcctctctcaggctcctgagtagctggaattacaggtgtgcaccaccacaccctgctagtttttgtatttttagtagagacggggtttcaccatgttggtcaggctggtctcaaactcctaaccttaggtgatccacctgccttggcctcccaaagtgttgggattacaggtgtgagccaccatgcccggcccaaatttcttcttgaaataacattttatttatttatttatttatttatttatttatttatttatttatttattttttgagacagagtcttgctgtcgcccaggctggagtgcaatggcgcgatctcagctcactgcaggctccaccctccggggttcacgccattctcctgcctcagcctcccgagtagctgggactacaggcgcccgccacctcgcccggctaattttttgtatttttagtagagacagggtttcactgtgttagccaggatggtctcgatcccctgacctcgtgatctgccctcctcggcctcccaaagtgctgggattacaggcgtgagcctccgcgcccggccttgaaataacattttaaatgaataaaataaaagatgtataCTCAACAAATTAGGAACAGAAACTTCCTCAACCTAAATGAAGAGCATCTATTAACAACTCACAGCTAAtactttgtgtttgtgtgtatattttatgtacatatataacatCTCTCCCTATGGCCTTCCGGCCTGGAGTTTTCATCATGTCGCTTCCTGGATGAAGGAACCTGGAGGGGTGAGGGGCAGAGGTTGGGGGTGATGGAGAAGAGAACCTAAAAGGGACTTAGGTAGGGGGTTCAGAGAAGCCGACTGGCGTGATGCTTTGCCGGGATTCCTATTCctattcctcccacctcaggccccctTCTAGTCCCCTCAGCCAAAAGCCTCTCGTTTCCAAGGGCcgagatagagacagagacagcgAGATACACAGAGACAGAAATGCCAAGGTATCAACATCCCTCTCCCCTTTCTGTCCCGTCCCATCTCTCTGACGGATACCATCACTCAGCCAATGGCGCTCACGATGTGCCCCTGAAGGGCCAATGAGCGCCAGAGGAGGGCGGAAGATTCCCCGCCCCCACTTCCTGGCGTGGTTGAGTCGCGCCGGAAGGTCGAGGCTGGGGGAGCCGCCGTTGGCTCTGATgctcctgggggtgggggcacgAGTGGGCAGGGTGATGGTGAGGCAGACGTGGCGGCCCCGACCCGGCGACCTCGAGGGAGCGCCCGGCTGAGAGGCGGGAGGCCGAGGGGCCCGGGGAGCGGGCGCCGCCGAGGGCCCTGGAAGCggcagggctgggggagaggggacGCGTGTGTGGGGCACGGGGACCCCAGCCCAGCTCCCACTTGCAGACCTGGCCCGCGGGCTGCCGGCCGAGTGGCCGGGGGGCCTGGCTGCCCAGGAGACGGGCCGGGGCCGCGGCCGGGGGCGCGGAGCGGACATAGGGGCGCCCGGCCGAGCCGAGGTGGGACGGACCGACGCAGAGAGGAGGGGAAGCCGCCTGGCCTGAAGATCCCGTCTCTAAGgtcccattctgaggtactgaatGTTAGGAGCACtacatatctctttttttttttttttttttttttttttttttttttttttttttgagacagggtctccctctgtcatccaggctggagtgcggtggcacttggatcactgcaacctccagccccCTCACCCCCgggccaagcaatcctcccacctcagcttctcgagtagctgggactacaggtgcgcactaccacaGCTggctatttttgtgtatttttagtagagacggggtcttgccatgttgcccaggctgatcttgaactcctgagctcaagtgatcctgtggccttggcctcccaaagtgctgggattacaggcatgcgccactgtgcccagccccctggAGTACTACATATCTCTTTTCGGGAACAAAATTCAGCCCAGAACAGGTGTATGTCATTTATCATGGGTACTAGACCCTCAACACCTATACATAGGAAATGAAAATTGATAGCATGAATTAAAGTAGATTATTTCTTTAGCGTCTCATGTGTTTATCTTTaacaagatttttgttttatctttgaaacttttttttgagacggagtctttgctctttcgtccaggttggagtgcagtggcgcgacctctgctcactgcaacctccgcctccggggttcaagcgattctcctgcctcagcttccccagtagcttggattacaggcgcctgccaccacacgtggctaatttttgtatttttagtagagacgggctttcatcatgttggccaggctggtctcgaactcctgaccacacgtgatccgcccgccttggcctcccaaattgctaggattacagctgtgagtcaCCGAGCCCGGCTCATACTGTTGGTTTCCTCTGCAGACTTATTTCCTCTTTTGCTCCTAAAAACATTAGTATTTGCCTTCCCTTGACCCTTTCTCCTCTCATCTTGTGCAGTTTCTGAGGAgcatttctaaaaaattatcaATCTTCTGTTTATACTTCTTCATTTGGGGAAGTACCTCAGCATCTACCCATAATTATCTGTGTCTCAATTATGTCCAGTCTACAGTAAATGTTCTCATTCTGTGGCCACtcaggtctttaaaaaaataatctttagggccaggtgtggtggctcacacctgtaatcccagggctttgggaggctgaggcgggaggatcacgagatcaggagatcgagaccatcctggctaacacggtgaaaccccgtctctactaaaaatacaaaaaaaaaaaaattagcggggagtggtggcgggcgcctgtagtcccagctactcggaaggctgaggcaggagaatggcgtgaacccgggaggcggagcttgcagtgggccgagatcgcgccactgcactccagcctgagcgacagagcaagactcagcctcaaaaaaaaaaaaaatctttactttaGAATCTTACCAAGAGTTTTGTGAAAGCTCACATAAattatattcacatatttattttctcagagaatTTGGGTGAACTGGTGTGATGTGATTTCCACTTTTAGAATCCATGTTGTCTCTTCCTCAGAAGGTTATTCATGCTGATATGTCTTCTGAGCCCATCTTTGTTAGAGATTTGCCAGTCTGGGCAGTTTGAAGTTGCAGCCTACTTGAGTGGATGGGAGTTACTTTGATGACAgcatttttttgttcatttttgttcagcacatatttgttgagtacctaaTATGCCAGAAGTTGTGCAAGGAAAATGTTGATGAAGGAAAAGTGGATTCTATCCTCCTGGGATTTAGAGAAGGTCACTCATATGACCGTCAGCTAATATGTTCTGCCCTGCAGTTTAATAATTTATACTTAAATGCCTTTAAAACACAGAGAGGGGGCCGGtcgtggtggctaacgcctgaaatcccagcactttgggaggccgaggtgggctgatcacttgaggtcaggagtttgagaccagcctgggcaacacagtgaaactccatctctactaaaaatacaaaaattagccggatgtggtggcacacgcctgtaatcccagctacttgggaggctgaggtgggagaatctcttgaacctgggcaacagagcttgcagtgagccgagatggtgccactgcactccagcctgggcaacagagcgagactgtctcaaaaagcaaacaaacaaaaaaaacccatagaGACTATTTTGGGTCTTCATGACTACCTGACATCTGACATATCAGTTTGAGGAATTTAGTATATTTAATGATGAATTTGATTCACTATTAGTGATTTGTATGTTTTAAAGAGTAATTTAGATAGTGATTTCCCATCTTCCCCAGTAAATATTGAAGCaaataagaattatatatatCAGCTGTCTTGCCTTTTATCCACTGTTTATATCCTGTTTATCAAGTGACCCATCCAGTTTTATTTGGCATctagctttttatatatttaaactgTCTCTGAGGTcgctttgcattttcttttttttcttttttttgagatggagttttgcttttgtcgctcaggctggagtgcagtcttggctcactgcaacctctgactcccaggttcaagcaattctcctgcctcagcctccgaagcaGCTGTGAGTTcgggcatgtgccactacacctggctaatttttgtaagtttttttttttttttttttaatagagagagaatttcaccatgttggtcaggctggtcttgaactcctaacttcaaatgatctgcctcccctcagcctcccaaagtgctgggattacaggtgtgagctactgtgcccggcttgCATCATTTTcttggaagctttttttttttttttttgagacagagtcttgctctgttgcccaggctggaatgcaatcaTGGGATCTTGGCTCCCAGcaccctctgcctctgggttcaagtgattctccttcctcagcctcccaagtagctgggactacaggcgtgtgccaccacaccgggtaatgtttgtatttttagtagagtcaaggtttcaccatgttggccgggctggtctcgaactcttgacctcatgtgatccatccaccttggtctcccaaagtgctgggattacaggcgtaagctaccgcacctggcctcttgtAAGGTTTTAATTGTTGCTTTGCCTGCATAGGTCTTAGTGCCCCTGACCACTTTATggtcttttattgtttttcctcatttcaaCTATTCTTCTGTTTTGAGGAAAGTTTTTCATCCCACTTCCCCCTTTCCATGCTCGTTAGAAATTTAAGATTTTtggttgaggctgggcatggtggatcacacctgtaatcccagagttttaggaggccaaggcaggaagattgcttcaggccagcagttctagaccagcctgggcaacagagtgagacccctgtctctacaaaaaataaaaacaattagctgaggatggtggcacacgcctatagtcctcattactcaggaggctgaggcaagaggatcacttgattgagcctaagagtttgaggttacagtgagctctgatcataccactgccctccagcagcctgggtgacagtgagaccctgtctctaaaaaaaataaaataaaaattttggttgGGCACCTGTTTTGATCTATTGCtcttagtaaaatatttaaaagtccaTCCATATCTATGCTTTGTATGGcacatttgctttttttatttttatttttatttttgagacagggtcttgctctgtcacccaggctggaatgcagtggtgcaatcatggctcagtgtagcctcaacctcctgggctcaagtgaccctcccacctcagcctcccaagtagctaggactaaaactatgcgccaccatgcccagctactttaaaaaatttttttttttttttttttttgagacggagtctcgctctgtcgcccaggctggagtgcagtggcgcgatctcggctcactgcaagctccgcctcccgggttcacaccattctcctgcctcagcctcccacgtagctgggactacaggggcccgccaccacgcccggctaattttttgtattttttagtagagacggggtttcactgtgttagccaggatggtctcgatctcctgacctcgtgatccacccgcctcagcctcccaaagtgcggggattacaggcgtgagccaccatgcccagcctcttaaaatttttttgtagaaattgagtcttattatattgcccaggctggtctcaaattcctgagctcaagtaatcctcccacctcagccttccaaagtgttgggattacaggtgtgagccactgttccttgctatttttttttttttttgtagagatgtgatctccttatgttgcccagcctggtcttgaactcctgggctcaagcaatcctctctccttagcctctggaagtgctgggagtacaggtgtgagccaccgcacctggccctaaacATTCTTGTGTAAGTTTTTGTTTGGAtacctgttttcagttctcttgggtatattcCTAAGATTAGAATTGCTGGGTGATACGGTAACTCTAACTTTTAGTAACCAccaaaactattttccaaagcagctggacgattttgtatttttagcagcatATGAAGGTGCCAGTTTCTCCACAGTCTTGCCAACACTttgtaattgtctttttttattttttgattatagcATCCTAATGGATGTCaagtggtatatcattgtggttttgaattgaattttcctgatgactaattaTAAGAtatctccctcccctccctccctccctccctcccttcactccctccttccctccctcccttcgctccctccttccctcctttccctccctccctcccttccttctttcctttttcttttttttcattttgacaaaGTGTtcctctgtagcccagactgtagtgcagtggcacgatcacagcttactgcagctatgacctactgggctcaagcgatcctctcacctcagcctcccaagtagctgggaccccagctggttatttatttatttatttattttttgagacggagtctcactctgtcacacagactggagtgcaatggtgtgacctcagctcactgtagcctctgcctcctgggttcaagagattctcctccctcagcctcccaaggagctgggtctacaggccctcggctaatttttgtctttttagtagagacggggtttcagcattttggccaggctggtctcaaactcctgacctcacgtgatcagcccgcctcagcctcccaaagtgctgggattaaaggcatgaccactgtacctggcctttttgtatattttgtagagatggggttttgccatgttgtccaggctggtctcaaactccttagctcaagcagttcccccaccttggcctcccaaagtgttgggattacaggcctgatccCCTGTGCTCAACCTGATGagatcttttcatgtgcttattggccattcatatatcttctttggagaaatgtctatttaaattctctgcacattttaattttatttttatacatctattttttaggcgaggtcttgctctgtcactctggctagagggcagtggccaatcatagttttctttttctttttcttttttttgagatggaatcttgctctgtcacccaggctggagttcattggcactatcttggctcactgcaatctctgcctcctgggttcaagtgattctctgccccaggctcccaagtagctgggattacaggcacccaccaccatgcccagctaatttttgtatttttagtagagacggggtttcaccatcttggccagtttggtcgtgaactcctgacctcatgatccacccaccttggcctcccaaagtgctaggattacaggcgtgaaccaccgcacccgccCAATCATAGTTtctataacctcaaactcttggactcaagggttccttctgcctcaggctcctgagtagctagaactacaggtgtgtgccaccatgcctggctaattgttttattattattattattattattattattaattctttttgtagagacagggtcttgctatattgctgtGGCAGGTCTCAAAATCCttgcctcaaacgatcctctcctTCTGGtgggagccaccgtgctcagcctttgcccattttaaaattggattctctttttattgttgagttgtaagagttctttaaatATACTAGACACAAATCCCTTGtgagatacatgatttgcaaatattttctcccatctatGGGTTGTGTTTTCaatttcttgatggtgtcctttaacgtacaaaatgttataattttgatgaagtccaatttacttgttttttcttttgttgcaagTGGTTTTGATGTCAAGCCACCAAATGAAATGAAGATTAGCTTTTGTTTTCGTCTaggaattttatggttttagctgttacatttaggtctataatccatgtttaaatttaattagaattaatttttgtgtatggtgtgagatacagtggtccaacttcattctactgcatgtgaatattcagttgtcccagcatggtttgttgaaaagaccattatttgtttcttgtagagatggggtcttgctttgttgcccaggctagtctcaaactcctggcctcaagcaatcctcctgcttcggcctcccaaagtgctgggattacaggtgtcagccacagcACTTGGCTTAAAAAGaccattctttcctccactgAATTGTCTTGGCATTCTTgtcaaaaaatcaattgactgtcaGTGTAAGGGTTTATTTTTGAACCCACAATtatattccattgatctgtatgtttATCCTTATACCactaccacactgtcttgatttctgtagctttgaattatgttttcaaatcaggaagtgtgagtcctccaactttgtttttccttttcaagattCTTTTGGGTACACTGGGATCCCATTGGTTCTGTAGATCAATTTAGGgaatattgccattttaacagtGTTACATCTTCTGATCCATTCTcatccatgaacataggatgtctttcctttttttttttttttttttttgagacacagttttgctttgtcatccaggctggagtgaagtacagtagtgcaatcacagctcactgcagccttaagtatcttccctcctcagccccccaagcagctaggactacaagtgcatgccaccacacctagctcatttttgtattttttgtagagacgaggtcttgccacGTTGCCTAGTCTGATCTTGACTGAtcctgaacttctgggctcaagcagtccacccacttcagtctaccaaagtgctgggattacaggtgtgagccatcacacctggcctttcCATTTAGTTAGGATTTCTTTAACTTCTTTTggcaatttttatatatttcagagtATAAGATTGTCActgcttttgttaaatttatttctgattattctttttttgttttgagacggagtctcattctgtcattcaggctacagtgcagtggtgcgatctcggctcactgcaacctctgctcccaggttcaagcgattccgctgcctcaacctcctgagtagctgggattacaggcacccgccaccacacctagctaatttttgtattttagtagagacagggtttcactatgttggctaggctagtctcgaactcctgacctcaagtgatccgcctgccttggcctcccaaagtgctgggattacaggtgtgagccattgtgtctggctggctatgtgtgttttctttttttttttggatactattgtaagtggaatttttaaaaacttttcatgtTCAGATTGCTTATTGCTTGTGGATAGAAATACAGTTACTACTTATATGTTGAGCTTGTATCCTATAACTGTGTTGGATGTGTTTATTGGCTCTAATAGTTTATTTgtgggattttctatatacaagattgtatcatctgcaaataaaggtagttttacttcttttttttaagcctgagtgatttttatttctttttcttgcctatttgccctggccagaaccttCAGTGCAGTGTTGAACAGAGTGGTAAGAGCGGatatccttgttttgttcttgaCCTGAGGGAGAAAGCATTCAGGCTTTCTCCATTAAGTATGATTTTAGCTATGGGGTTTtttaggtattcttttttttcccccataggtATTTTTTATTAGGTTGAAGGTGTTTTCTTCAATTCCtact
This region includes:
- the LOC115831477 gene encoding uncharacterized protein LOC115831477, which codes for MPRANERQRRAEDSPPPLPGVVESRRKVEAGGAAVGSDAPGGGGTSGQGDGEADVAAPTRRPRGSARLRGGRPRGPGSGRRRGPWKRQGWGRGDACVGHGDPSPAPTCRPGPRAAGRVAGGPGCPGDGPGPRPGARSGHRGARPSRGGTDRRREEGKPPGLKIPSLRSHSEETQVRMEMGCRQGSYCQPLELASGSCF